From Cellulomonas oligotrophica, a single genomic window includes:
- the mshC gene encoding cysteine--1-D-myo-inosityl 2-amino-2-deoxy-alpha-D-glucopyranoside ligase — MLTWPAPQIPRLPGRGGPVRVLDTASGQVVEAATGPVASLYVCGITPYDATHLGHAATYVAFDVLGRAWRDAGLQVRYASNVTDVDDPLLERATATGVDWRDLAAEQTALFAADMTALGVVPPDVYQGVVESVPQIAAAVVTLLDTGAAYRVPTPDADGDDVYADLSADPRFGTVSGLPDGTMRALSAERGGDPDRPGKRSPLDPLLWRAARTGEPAWDAPGLDRGRPGWHVECAVIAQDGLGVPFDVQGGGSDLAFPHHEMSSSHLRLLDAGRSAARHVHAGMVGYEGHKMSKSRGNLVLVSRLLADGVEPMAVRLAVLAHRYRDDWEWTPAGLAEAEQRLVTWRRALSGNGGPAAEPVLAAVRAAVADDLDTPTALAAVDAWAALSITGAGPLEEGAPGVVARTVDALLGVRM; from the coding sequence GTGCTCACCTGGCCCGCGCCCCAGATCCCTCGGCTCCCCGGGCGCGGCGGACCCGTCCGCGTCCTCGACACCGCCAGCGGGCAGGTCGTCGAGGCCGCCACCGGCCCCGTCGCCAGCCTCTACGTGTGCGGCATCACCCCGTACGACGCCACGCACCTCGGCCACGCCGCCACGTACGTCGCCTTCGACGTCCTCGGCCGGGCCTGGCGCGACGCCGGCCTGCAGGTGCGGTACGCGTCCAACGTCACCGACGTCGACGACCCCCTGCTCGAGCGCGCCACCGCGACCGGCGTCGACTGGCGCGACCTCGCCGCCGAGCAGACCGCGCTCTTCGCCGCGGACATGACCGCCCTCGGCGTCGTCCCGCCCGACGTCTACCAGGGCGTCGTCGAGAGCGTCCCGCAGATCGCCGCGGCCGTCGTCACGCTGCTCGACACCGGCGCCGCGTACCGGGTGCCCACGCCCGACGCGGACGGCGACGACGTGTACGCCGACCTGTCCGCCGACCCGCGGTTCGGCACCGTCAGCGGCCTGCCCGACGGCACCATGCGCGCGCTGAGCGCCGAGCGCGGCGGCGACCCCGACCGGCCCGGCAAGCGGTCACCCCTCGACCCGCTGCTGTGGCGCGCCGCCCGCACCGGCGAGCCCGCGTGGGACGCCCCCGGGCTGGACCGCGGCCGCCCCGGGTGGCACGTCGAGTGCGCCGTCATCGCCCAGGACGGCCTCGGCGTGCCCTTCGACGTGCAGGGCGGCGGGTCCGACCTGGCGTTCCCGCACCACGAGATGAGCTCCTCGCACCTGCGCCTGCTCGACGCCGGACGGTCCGCCGCCCGGCACGTGCACGCCGGCATGGTCGGGTACGAGGGCCACAAGATGAGCAAGTCCCGCGGCAACCTCGTCCTCGTCTCGCGGCTGCTGGCCGACGGCGTCGAGCCGATGGCCGTGCGGCTGGCCGTGCTCGCGCACCGCTACCGCGACGACTGGGAGTGGACCCCCGCGGGCCTCGCCGAGGCCGAGCAGCGGCTGGTGACGTGGCGGCGCGCCCTGTCCGGCAACGGCGGCCCCGCCGCCGAGCCCGTGCTTGCCGCCGTGCGCGCCGCCGTCGCCGACGACCTCGACACCCCGACGGCGCTCGCGGCCGTCGACGCGTGGGCCGCGCTGTCGATCACCGGCGCCGGGCCCCTCGAGGAGGGGGCGCCGGGCGTCGTGGCCCGCACGGTCGACGCGCTGCTCGGCGTCCGGATGTGA
- a CDS encoding methyl-accepting chemotaxis protein — translation MGPVQRTRRTDRGVSSVPERVVRLAEEVGQVTGQTMQGIEQVAKSTKMLALNALIESARAGERGAGFAVVAREVSEVADRARTLSEDLSGELRPRIAELTELGHQLVARVRGQRLADLALNAIEIVDRNLYERSCDVRWWATDAAVVDALAPGAPAAAAAFAGRRLGVILRSYTVYLDLWLADAHGRVVAHGSSTRARDAVGSDVSGQAWFRAAMATRDSDDYAALDVEQHAGLGATTATYATAVREGGRADGRPVGALGAFFDWEHQAQTIVEGVRLTPAERESTRVLLLDRDGLVLAASDRVGVLHERVALCTDGQPSGTYTADGTTVGFALTPGYETYPGLGWYGALVQRH, via the coding sequence ATGGGGCCGGTGCAACGGACCAGACGGACCGACCGAGGAGTGTCGAGCGTGCCCGAACGCGTCGTGCGGCTGGCCGAGGAGGTCGGTCAGGTCACCGGCCAGACCATGCAGGGGATCGAGCAGGTCGCCAAGAGCACCAAGATGCTCGCCCTCAACGCCCTCATCGAGTCCGCCCGGGCGGGGGAGCGCGGCGCCGGGTTCGCGGTCGTGGCCCGTGAGGTCAGCGAGGTCGCCGACCGGGCGCGGACCCTGTCCGAGGACCTGTCCGGCGAGCTGCGCCCCCGCATCGCCGAGCTCACCGAGCTCGGGCACCAGCTCGTGGCCCGTGTGCGCGGGCAGCGCCTGGCAGACCTGGCGCTCAACGCCATCGAGATCGTCGACCGCAACCTGTACGAGCGCTCGTGCGACGTGCGGTGGTGGGCCACCGACGCCGCCGTCGTCGACGCGCTCGCCCCCGGCGCCCCCGCCGCGGCCGCGGCCTTCGCAGGCAGGCGTCTCGGCGTCATCCTGCGCAGCTACACCGTGTACCTCGACCTGTGGCTCGCCGACGCCCACGGGCGCGTCGTCGCGCACGGGTCGTCGACGCGGGCCCGTGACGCCGTCGGCTCCGACGTGTCCGGGCAGGCGTGGTTCCGGGCCGCGATGGCCACGCGGGACAGCGACGACTACGCGGCCCTCGACGTCGAGCAGCACGCCGGGCTCGGCGCGACCACCGCCACCTACGCGACCGCGGTGCGCGAGGGCGGTCGTGCCGACGGGCGACCGGTGGGCGCCCTCGGTGCGTTCTTCGACTGGGAGCACCAGGCGCAGACCATCGTCGAGGGGGTCCGTCTGACGCCCGCGGAACGCGAGAGCACCCGGGTCCTCCTGCTCGACCGCGACGGCCTCGTGCTCGCCGCCTCCGACCGGGTCGGCGTCCTGCACGAGCGGGTCGCGCTGTGCACCGACGGGCAGCCCAGCGGCACGTACACCGCGGACGGCACGACCGTCGGCTTCGCCCTCACCCCCGGCTACGAGACGTACCCCGGCCTCGGCTGGTACGGCGCCCTGGTCCAGCGGCACTGA
- a CDS encoding PAC2 family protein encodes MSEHPGPDLEPRRPDLPAREPVLLAAFEGWNDAGGAASQALEHLHDTWGAEQVDELDPEEYHDFQVNRPVIAVGPDGSREITWPTTAVAVTTTPRTSRTVVLVHGIEPSMRWRRYCGEILDIAQGLGVKTVVTVGALLADVPHTRPIPVNATSEDVAVREMLGLEPNTYEGPTGIVGVLQHEAAARGLRALSLWAAVPHYVAHPPSPKATLAILHRVEQLLGEPVAMGELPEDALAWQSGVDELAGEDAEIGEYVRQLEEAKDTAELPEASGEAIAQEFERYLRRRDKGTGG; translated from the coding sequence GTGAGCGAGCACCCCGGACCCGACCTGGAACCGCGCCGGCCCGACCTGCCGGCCCGCGAGCCCGTGCTGCTCGCGGCGTTCGAGGGGTGGAACGACGCGGGCGGCGCCGCCAGCCAGGCGTTGGAGCACCTGCACGACACGTGGGGCGCCGAGCAGGTCGACGAGCTCGACCCCGAGGAGTACCACGACTTCCAGGTGAACCGCCCGGTGATCGCCGTCGGCCCCGACGGCAGCCGGGAGATCACCTGGCCGACGACCGCGGTCGCGGTGACGACGACCCCGCGCACGAGCCGCACGGTGGTGCTGGTGCACGGCATCGAGCCGTCGATGCGGTGGCGCCGGTACTGCGGGGAGATCCTCGACATCGCGCAGGGTCTGGGCGTGAAGACGGTGGTGACGGTCGGCGCCCTGCTCGCGGACGTGCCGCACACCCGTCCCATCCCGGTGAACGCGACCAGCGAGGACGTCGCGGTCCGCGAGATGCTCGGCCTGGAGCCCAACACCTACGAGGGCCCCACGGGGATCGTCGGGGTGCTGCAGCACGAGGCCGCGGCCCGGGGCCTGCGCGCGCTGTCGCTGTGGGCGGCCGTGCCGCACTACGTGGCGCACCCCCCGTCGCCCAAGGCGACGCTGGCGATCCTGCACCGCGTGGAGCAGCTGCTCGGCGAGCCCGTCGCCATGGGCGAGCTGCCCGAGGACGCGCTGGCCTGGCAGAGCGGCGTGGACGAGCTCGCAGGCGAGGACGCCGAGATCGGCGAGTACGTGCGCCAGCTCGAGGAGGCCAAGGACACGGCCGAGCTGCCCGAGGCCAGCGGCGAGGCCATCGCCCAGGAGTTCGAGCGCTACCTGCGCCGGCGCGACAAGGGCACCGGCGGCTGA